The following are encoded in a window of Mangifera indica cultivar Alphonso unplaced genomic scaffold, CATAS_Mindica_2.1 Un_0046, whole genome shotgun sequence genomic DNA:
- the LOC123206699 gene encoding F-box protein At2g32560-like — protein MLLYFFITCFSFILFLNSLPLKPLPLWATEFRLLSLWFWKHSSIFSISASIKNTFKFSIIPSVNNMALTSKLDHFAGESCGGMSVLDLPELVLECILEKLPPSGLCSMAGVCSSLRDRCMSDHLWEKHMKQKWGRIIGPAAYRQWQSHTATRKDSTNLKQGKQKLWMKLFSIVQFLSWFRPKVEDSYNQKSSNSLPVDSIMSWYLALESGRFWFPAQVYNRENGHIGFMLSCYDAELSYDPRTDSFQARYPPHGRKVVAIEHGVPWERLRAPPNDTTPHDLHISDCLNELHPGDNIEIQWRRNKEFPYGWWYGVVGHLESCDGNENFCRCHNSDTVVLEFNQYAPGSRWRKTMIDRKDHREEGNEADGFYGGIRKLRSEEEISTWKRLWPEEVLE, from the exons ATGCTACTTTACTTCTTCATCACCTGTTtctcttttattctctttctaAATTCCCTTCCTCTAAAGCCACTTCCACTGTGGGCAACTGAGTTTAGATTATTGTCTCTCTGGTTTTGGAAACACTCGTCAATCTTTTCCATTTCTGCCTCCATAAAGAATACTTTTAAATTCTCTATAATTCCCTCTGTAAACAACATGGCTCTAACCTCTAAACTTGATCATTTTGCTGGTGAAAGTTGTGGGGGGATGTCAGTTTTAGACTTGCCTGAATTGGTCTTGGAATGTATCCTGGAAAAGTTACCTCCTTCAGGGCTTTGTAGCATGGCTGGTGTTTGTAGTTCGTTGAGAGATCGGTGTATGAGTGATCATCTTTGGGAGAAACACATGAAGCAGAAATGGGGTAGAATTATTGGCCCTGCTGCTTATAGACAGTGGCAGTCGCATACGGCAACGAGAAAAGATTCTACCAATCTTAAACAGGGTAAACAAAAGCTTTGGATGAAGCTTTTCTCTATAGTTCAGTTTTTATCATGGTTTAGACCAAAGGTTGAAGATAGTTACAATCAGAAGAGTTCCAATTCTTTGCCTGTTGATTCAATCATGTCCTGGTATCTTGCTCTTGAGAGTGGCCGCTTTTGGTTCCCAGCCCAGGTCTATAATCGTGAG AATGGTCATATTGGGTTTATGCTGTCATGCTATGACGCTGAACTTAGCTATGATCCGCGCACTGACTCCTTTCAAGCCAG GTATCCACCTCATGGAAGGAAGGTAGTTGCAATAGAGCATGGTGTACCATGGGAAAGGCTTAGGGCACCACCTAATGATACTACTCCTCATGATCTTCACATTTCTGATTGCTTGAATGAGTTACACCCGGGTGATAACATCGAGATTCAGTGGAGAAGAAACAAAGAATTCCCGTATG GCTGGTGGTATGGTGTTGTAGGCCACTTAGAATCGTGTGACGGAAATGAAAATTTCTGTCGATGTCATAATAGCG ACACTGTGGTCTTGGAATTCAATCAGTATGCTCCTGGCTCACGGTGGAGAAAAACAATGATAGATAGGAAAGATCATAGGGAGGAGGGAAACGAGGCAGATGGATTTTATGGGGGAATCAGAAAGCTGAGGAGTGAAGAGGAAATCTCCACGTGGAAGCGGCTATGGCCAGAGGAAGTCTTGGAATAG
- the LOC123206706 gene encoding uncharacterized protein LOC123206706 isoform X2, translating to MLLSGDIMSGTEDVKDQEMVDESAIEESQKSVPSSEEEAAAVRKKYGGIMPKKPPLISKDHERAYFDSADWALGKQGVSKPKGPLEALRPKLQPTQQQTRYRKSPCAPSEGEDAGSAPSEEASGNE from the exons ATGCTTCTGAGTG GCGACATTATGTCGGGCACAGAGGATGTAAAAGATCAAGAGATGGTGGATGAGAGTGCCATTGAGGAGTCTCAGAAGTCTGTGCCATCATCTGAAGAGGAG gCGGCAGCTGTAAGAAAGAAGTATGGAGGGATCATGCCCAAAAAGCCTCCACTCATTTCTAAG GACCATGAGCGTGCTTATTTTGATTCAGCTGATTGGGCCCTCGGAAAG CAAGGTGTTTCAAAACCAAAAGGACCGCTTGAAGCTCTTAGGCCAAAATTGCAG CCCACACAACAGCAAACACGATATAGGAAGTCTCCTTGTGCTCCTTCTGAGGGTGAAG ATGCAGGGAGTGCTCCATCTGAGGAAGCAAGCGGAAATGAATGA
- the LOC123206706 gene encoding uncharacterized protein LOC123206706 isoform X1, with translation MLLSGDIMSGTEDVKDQEMVDESAIEESQKSVPSSEEEAAAVRKKYGGIMPKKPPLISKDHERAYFDSADWALGKQGVSKPKGPLEALRPKLQPTQQQTRYRKSPCAPSEGEEADAGSAPSEEASGNE, from the exons ATGCTTCTGAGTG GCGACATTATGTCGGGCACAGAGGATGTAAAAGATCAAGAGATGGTGGATGAGAGTGCCATTGAGGAGTCTCAGAAGTCTGTGCCATCATCTGAAGAGGAG gCGGCAGCTGTAAGAAAGAAGTATGGAGGGATCATGCCCAAAAAGCCTCCACTCATTTCTAAG GACCATGAGCGTGCTTATTTTGATTCAGCTGATTGGGCCCTCGGAAAG CAAGGTGTTTCAAAACCAAAAGGACCGCTTGAAGCTCTTAGGCCAAAATTGCAG CCCACACAACAGCAAACACGATATAGGAAGTCTCCTTGTGCTCCTTCTGAGGGTGAAG AGGCAGATGCAGGGAGTGCTCCATCTGAGGAAGCAAGCGGAAATGAATGA
- the LOC123206706 gene encoding uncharacterized protein LOC123206706 isoform X4 translates to MSGTEDVKDQEMVDESAIEESQKSVPSSEEEAAAVRKKYGGIMPKKPPLISKDHERAYFDSADWALGKQGVSKPKGPLEALRPKLQPTQQQTRYRKSPCAPSEGEDAGSAPSEEASGNE, encoded by the exons ATGTCGGGCACAGAGGATGTAAAAGATCAAGAGATGGTGGATGAGAGTGCCATTGAGGAGTCTCAGAAGTCTGTGCCATCATCTGAAGAGGAG gCGGCAGCTGTAAGAAAGAAGTATGGAGGGATCATGCCCAAAAAGCCTCCACTCATTTCTAAG GACCATGAGCGTGCTTATTTTGATTCAGCTGATTGGGCCCTCGGAAAG CAAGGTGTTTCAAAACCAAAAGGACCGCTTGAAGCTCTTAGGCCAAAATTGCAG CCCACACAACAGCAAACACGATATAGGAAGTCTCCTTGTGCTCCTTCTGAGGGTGAAG ATGCAGGGAGTGCTCCATCTGAGGAAGCAAGCGGAAATGAATGA
- the LOC123206706 gene encoding uncharacterized protein LOC123206706 isoform X3, whose translation MSGTEDVKDQEMVDESAIEESQKSVPSSEEEAAAVRKKYGGIMPKKPPLISKDHERAYFDSADWALGKQGVSKPKGPLEALRPKLQPTQQQTRYRKSPCAPSEGEEADAGSAPSEEASGNE comes from the exons ATGTCGGGCACAGAGGATGTAAAAGATCAAGAGATGGTGGATGAGAGTGCCATTGAGGAGTCTCAGAAGTCTGTGCCATCATCTGAAGAGGAG gCGGCAGCTGTAAGAAAGAAGTATGGAGGGATCATGCCCAAAAAGCCTCCACTCATTTCTAAG GACCATGAGCGTGCTTATTTTGATTCAGCTGATTGGGCCCTCGGAAAG CAAGGTGTTTCAAAACCAAAAGGACCGCTTGAAGCTCTTAGGCCAAAATTGCAG CCCACACAACAGCAAACACGATATAGGAAGTCTCCTTGTGCTCCTTCTGAGGGTGAAG AGGCAGATGCAGGGAGTGCTCCATCTGAGGAAGCAAGCGGAAATGAATGA